The sequence AAGCGTCCGCGCCTACCTCGACGCCTTCGGGCTCGTCTTCGGAGCCTTCGACTTCGGACTGGACCGTGACGGCCGGTGGCATTGGTACGAGTGCAACCCGAACGGCCAATGGGCCTGGTTCCCCGACCGCATCACCACTCCCATCACCCGCGCCATCGCCGATCAGCTACAGCACGGAGCCCCCGCATGACCGACCCCGACGACCTGCGCCGCCGACTCGCGGCCGCCGTCCCCGTGGACGACCCGGCATGGCGCACCGCCCTGGAAACCGTGCCCCGCGAACTCTTCATCGGCGAGGGCCTGTTCCGCTTCGACGGCCGCCACTGGGCCCCCCTCCACCGCGATCGGACCGACCCCGCCGAGTGGCTGCGTCTCGTCCACCAGGACGTCACCTGGGTCACCCAGGTCGACGGTGTCGCCGCCGCCGACGCCACCGCCCCGCTCACCGGACGCCCCACCTCGTCCAGCACGCTGCCCTCTCTGATCGTGCGCATGCTCGACCTCGCTCGTCTCGGCGACGGCGACAAGGTGCTGGAGATCGGCACCGGAACCGGCTACTCCACCGCCATCCTGTGCAGTCGTCTCGGCGACAAGAACGTCTGCTCCATCGAGTACGACCCCCACCTTGCCGCCGCGGCGGCCGATCGCCTGCGCTCGGCCGGTCACAACCCCGCTCTCATCACCGGTGACGGCCTCGCCGGACACAGGGACGGCGCCGAATACGACCACATCGTGGCCACCTGCGCCGTACGCCACATCCCCCCGGCCTGGCTCCGCCAGGTACGCGACGGCGGCACCATCACCACCGCCGTCGGCGGATGGCTGCCGGCTTCCGGCCTCGTTCGCCTCACCGTCCACGACGACGGAACGGCCACCGGCCCCTTCCACGCCGACCGGATCAGCTACATGCTCGCCCGCCCCCACGAACGACCGCCCCGCCCCACGTTCCACAAGCACCCCGGGCGCACTCGCTCCACCCGTGTGCGGCCCGCCCTCCTGGAGGACTGGACCGGGCAGTTCCTCGCCCAGCTGGCCGCGCCCTCCGCCGAACTCATGACCACCGGCACGGGCGTGATCCTGGTGGACGTCGCCACCGGTTCCCAGGCATGGACCGAACCCGCCGGGGAGGGATGGACCGTCCACCAGCACGGACCCCTCCAGCTGTGGGACCAGGTGGAAGGCGCCCTCACCACCTGGCGGAGCGCCGGCTCACCCACACTGTCCGACTTCGGTATGACCGTGGAGGAGGACGGCACCCAACGTGTCTGGCTCGGCAGCCCCGACGGGCCGTCCTGGAACCTGCCTGTCTGAGGCCCGCGCACGGCATCGCCCGGCCTCGGCCTGCACGGCGTCTGCGCAGGTCACAGTGGTGTGGTGACTCTCCTGGGCATGCGGAACGCTCCGGCCCGTCGTGCGGGCGAGGGCTCCGGGGCGGGGCGCACGGTCAGGCCGCCGCACGGGGGGATCACCGCAAACAGCGGGGAGGGCGCCGTAAAGAGGGGAAGGGGCGTGAGGCACTGGGTCGCGACCACTACCCTGGAGTGGTGACTATTCGCCTGTACGACACCAGCGCCCGGCAGATCCGTGACTTCGACCCGGTCAAGCCGGGCTGTGTCTCGATCTACCTGTGTGGCGCCACGGTGCAGGCGGCCCCGCACATCGGGCACATCCGCTCGGGCCTCAACTTCGACATCATGCGCCGCTGGTTCGAGTACCGCGGCTACGAGGTGACGTTCGTCCGGAACGTCACCGACATCGACGACAAGATCATCACCAAAGCCCGGGAACAGGGCCGCCCGTGGTGGTCCATCGGCTATGAGAACGAGCGGGCGTTCAACGACGGCTACACCGCCCTCGGCTGCCTCCCCCCGACCTACGAGCCCCGCGCCACCGGCCATGTCACCGAGATGGTCGAGATGATGCGCACCCTCATCGAGCGCGGACACGCCTACGAGGCCGACGGCAGCGTCTACTTCGACGTCCGCTCCTGGCCCGGCTACCTGGAGCTGTCCAAGCAGGACCTGGACGAGATGCGCCAGCCCACCGAGGAGGGCATCACCGGCAAGCGCGATCCCCGCGACTTCGCCATGTGGAAGGCCACCAAGCCGGGTGAGCCCGACTGGGAGACGCCGTGGGGCCGCGGCCGTCCCGGCTGGCACCTGGAGTGCTCGGCGATGGCCCACAAGTACCTGGGCTCCGTCTTCGACGTGCACGGCGGCGGCCTCGACCTGATCTTCCCGCACCACGAGAACGAGATCGCGCAGGCCAAGGCCTTCGGCGACGAGTTCGCCCGGTACTGGGTGCACAACGCCTGGGTCACCATGAGCGGCGAGAAGATGTCCAAGTCGCTCGGCAACAGCGTGCTGGTGTCCGAGATGGTCAAGCAGTGGCGCCCCATCGTGCTCCGCTACTACCTGGGCACCCCGCACTACCGCTCGACCATCGAGTACAGCGAGGAGGCCCTGCGCGAGGCCGAGGCCGCCTTCGGCCGGATCGAGGGCTTCCTTCAGCGTGTGACCGAGCTGGCCGGCAAGTCCGTCGAGCCCGCCGCCGAGGTCCCGCCCGCCTTCGCCGAGGCGATGGACGACGACCTGGGCGTCCCCGGCGCCCTCGCCGTGGTGCACACCACCGTCCGCCAGGGCAACAGCGCGCTCGCCGCCGACGACAAGGACGCCGCGGTCGCCCGCTTCGCCGAGGTCCGCGCCATGCTCGGCGTCCTGGGCCTGGACCCGCTGGACGAGCAGTGGGTCGGCGAGTCCGACCAGAGCGAGGATCTGCACGGCGTCGTCGACAGCCTCGTACGCCTCGTCCTCGACCAGCGCGAGTCCGCCCGCGCCCGCAAGGACTGGGCCACCGCCGACGCCATCCGCGACCAGCTCGCCCAGGCGGGCCTGGCCATCGAGGACAGCCCGCAGGGCCCGCGCTGGACCCTCGGCGCGCGCTAGCCCGCCGCGGGCGCCCCTTGATCGATTGTGCCGCCCGGCCCCCCGGGCGGCACACTGCATAAGACGTACGTACGAACAAAGCTCACGGAACAGGTGACTCATGGCCGCGAACAACCGCCGCATGTCCGGCAAGAAGGGCGCGCAGGTCGGCAGTGGCGGCCAGCGGCGCCGGGGCCTGGAGGGCAAGGGCCCGACCCCGCCCGCCGAGATGCGCAAGGGGCACGTCAAGCAGCGCGCCGCCGCCGCGAAGGTCCGCCGCGCGCAGGGCGGCCGCCCGCAGCCGCGCCGGGGCGGCGGCAAGTCGGCGTCCGAGCTGGTCGTCGGCCGTAACCCCGTGGTCGAGGCGCTGCGCGAGGGCGTCCCCGCGTCGACCCTCTACGTGCAGCAGTTCATCGACAACGACGAGCGCGTCCGCGAGGCCCTCCAGCTCGCCGCCGAGCGCGGCGGCATCAACCTCATGGAGGCCCCGCGCCCCGAGCTGGACCGCATGACCAACGGCCTGAACCACCAGGGTCTGGTCCTCCAGGTCCCGCCGTACGAGTACGCGCACCCCGAGGACCTGCTCGACGCCGCCGCCGACGAGGGCGCGGACCCGCTGGTCGTCGCGCTCGACGGGGTCACCGACCCGCGCAACCTCGGCGCGGTCGTCCGCTCGGTCTCCGCGTTCGGCGGCCACGGCGTGGTCGTGCCCGAGCGCCGCTCGGCCGGTATGACCGCCGGTGCCTGGAAGACCTCCGCCGGTGCGGCCGCCCGTACCCCGGTGGCCCGCGCCACCAACCTCACCCGCGTCCTGGAGCAGTACAAGAAGGCGGGTGTCGCGGTCGTCGGCCTGGCCGCGGACGGCGAGGCCGAGATCGGCGAGCTGGAGGCCCTGTCGGGCCCGGTCGTGATCGTGGTCGGCAGTGAGGGCAAGGGCCTGTCCCGGCTCGTCGGCGAGACCTGCGACTTCCGGGTCCGCATCCCGATGCCGGGCGGCACCGAGTCCCTCAACGCCGGTGTGGCCGCGGGCATCGTGCTCTACGAGGCCGCCCGCAGGCGGAGCTGAGCCGTCGCGGCGACGCGCCGACGGGGCTGAACACCCGTCCGGAACTTCACCCTTACGCGGGAATTCCGGCGTCCATATGGCGTTCGACGCTGCTTTGACGGGGCCCGGACACATCCGCCCGGTCAAAGCAGTGTCCTAACCCCACGTCACTCGGTTAGATGAGTGTGGACACCAGAACACCCCGCACACCCACGGGGGACCGCTCGTCGGGATTCGACGACGCTCCCGCGCTGAGCATGGTGAAGGTGCCGAGCGACCCGGCGCAGATCATCGTCAACCACGCCAGCTTCCGCGTGCAGCTGGGCGGGACGGCCGGGCGCACCCGGTCCGCCCGGATCGCCCGCCATCTCAGCGCCGCCCAGGACACCGCCCGGATGCCCGTCGCGGCCCCGGCGGCCCGGGCCGGCGCCGGCCGCCGCCGGCCCGTCGTGTGGAGCGGCCGCTCCGCGCCCGACGACACCGGCGCCCACCGGCTTCTCCAGGCCGTGCGGGGCAGCATCGTCCGCCACGCCGAGGAGCCCGACACCGGCGCCACCCGCGTCATCCCGCGCGTCGGCACCACCGGCTACGACGAGGCGTACGACGCGCTGGACCAGACCGTCGAGACCCCCGTCGTCGGACACCAGCGCACCTCCGCCGACGACGACGGGGGCACCCGCCTCCTGCCGCACATGCGCAGCGGCTCGTACGACCAACCGCCGTACCCGCAGCCGGGCTTCGGGCGCCACGACGGGTACGACGAGTACGACGACGAGCCCACGGAGTCGTTCCGGCCGTACTCCGAGGACGACGCGGACGACGAGGACGACCTCCACGACCTCGACGCCCCGCGCCCCGCCCGGCGCGGCACCGACGACCCGGGCCGGCACGCCTACTACCCCGGCCGCCGGATGAACCTCGGCGTGGTGCTGCTCCCGCTGCGCATCTTCCTGGGCTTCATCTCGATCTACGCCGGCATGGGCAAGCTGTGCGACCCCGTCTACTTCGACGGCGGCAAGCGCGGCTCCATGGTCACCTGGCTGAACACCCTGCACCCCTGGGAGGTCGCCGAGCCGCTGCGCCAGTTCGCGCTGCACCACCCGGTCGGCTCCGGCCTGGTGATCGCCTTCCTCCAGGTCGTGGTGGGCGTGCTGACGATCCTCGGCTGCTGGCAGCGGGTGGCCGCGGTGGTCGGCGTGCTGCTGTCGGCCGCGCTGATCGTCACGGTCAGCTGGAAGACGGTCCCGGCGTACGACGCCCCGGACATCATCTACCTGGCCGCCTGGTCCCCGCTGATCATCGCCGGAGCGCCCGTCTACTCGGTGGACGGCCGTCTCGCGGGCAGCGCCTGGCGGCGGCTCGGCCCCCGCTCCGACATCTGGGAGCTGCGCCGCTATGTGCTGCGCCGCGGCGCCCTGATCACCGCGCTGACCGTCGGCCTCACCCTGCTGGTGGGCTCGCTGCTCGGTGGCGCGGTCCGCGACTCCAGCCGCGTGGTCGTCCCCGGCCCCGGCGAGGCCCCCCGCAACAACGTCCCCGGCTCCCCGCTCCCCGGCGAGCCCGGCACCCGGCACAAGACCACCCCGTCCGCGCCCACCTCCCCCTCGGGCGGTGCCACGGCCGGTGCGAGCCCCTCCGGCTCGGCCACCCCGGGCGCGAGCCACACGGCGGGCGGTACGACCAGCACGCCGAGCGCGACCCAGGGCACCACGGGCCGGCTCCCGTCCCGCCAGTCCGCCCCCACCGGCGGCGCCCCCAGCACCACGGCGGGCCCGACCGGCACCGGTGGCACCTCCACCACCTCCGGCGGCTCCGCCCCGGGCGGCACCTCCACGTCGAGCGGCGGCGCCTCCACGGGCCAACCGGGCGTGCTGGGCGGCCTGTTGGGCTGACGGCAGCGCACAGGAGAGGGGCCCGGTACCGCGAAAGGTACCGGGCCCCTTTTGCTGCCCGGGGGGGGGAGGGAGGGAGGAGGCTTGCCGCCCCGGGGGCGCGGGGGATGATCTGCACGAACAGCCCGACGCGCCCGCGCCCGCGCCCGTACCCGGGCCCGCGCCCGTACCCGGGCCCGCGCCTGTACCCGGGCCCGCGTCCGGCTACCGGCCCGCGCCGGCCAGCTCCTTGGCCGCTTCGGTCAGGTCCTTCGCCGTGTCGATGGCCCGCCAGTACGCGCCCTGCGGCAGCGAGTAGCCCGCGAGCTTCCGTTCCCGGGCGAGGCCGGGGAACGTCGTGCGCTCATGGTCGCCGCGCTCGGGCAGCAGGGTGGTGAACTCCGGCGAGAAGACGTACACACCGGCGTTGATCTCGAACGTGGACGGCGGGGCCTCGATGAAGTCGGTGATGTGCCCGAAGCCGTCGGTCCGCACCGCGCCCCAGGGGATCCGCGGCCGGGCCAGCGCGAGCGTCGCCACGGCGTCCCGCTCGGTGTGGAAGTCGGCCATGTCCCGCAGCGAGAAGCGGGTCCAGATGTCGCCGTTGGTGGCGTACCAGGGCCGGTCCGGGTGGGGGAGATGGGCGGCGGCGAACTTGAGGCCGCCGCCGCGGCCGAGGGGCTCGGTCTCCACGACGGTGCGCACGGAGACCGGCAGCCGGGCCGAGTCCAGCCAGTCCTGGAGGACCTCGGCGAGGTGGCCGCAGGAGACCACCACGTCCGTCACACCCTCTTCGGCGAGCCAGGTGAGCTGGTGGCCGATGATCGGGGTGCCCGTGCCGGGGATCTCGACCATCGGCTTGGGCCGGTCGTCGGTGTACGGACGCAGCCGGGAGCCCTGGCCGCCGGCCAGGATCACGGCTTGAGTGGGGCGCGACGCGGCGTTCGGATGGGTCATGGACCGCACTGTACGTGGCGCCCCGGGCCGGGTTCAGCTGCGTGCGGCCAGTACCCCGGTCGCGAAGGAGGTGTCGCACACCGGGCGGGCGTACGACTGGGCGCGCGAGGCGCCGTAGATGCGCACGGCGGCCCGGCCGAGGGAGCGGGCGATGGAGGTGCAGTGCCGGGCGAGCGAGGGGTGGCCGTTGACGGCCTCCTGGAGGTGGGTGAGGACCACGCCCGGGTTCTTCTCGTGCAGTTCGCTCAGCAGGCGGTCGCGCAGCACGTCCTCGGGGGCGTGGGCGACCGTCTTGGGCGCGGACTGCACCGACGTGACGTCGGAGGCGGTGAGCACCGAGCCGGCGGGGCTTCCGGTCCAGTTGACCCGGGTGACCGCGAGGGTTCCCGAGAGCACCAGGACGACGGGCAGGACGAGGGCGAGGGAGCGGCCGACCCGGCGGGCAGGGCCCCGGTGGCTGCGTCGCGTCTGAGTGGTGATGGAGTGCTTCACGCGTGTGAGGGTAGCGGGCGGTAATGGCGCGAGGACATTCCGTCACTCTTACGGGGGATGAGAAAGTGCGGTTTCCGGGGTAGGGGGTTGACGCCCGGCCCGGAACGATCATGCGAAGAGGGCCCCGCGGTGTGCCGCGGGGCCCTCTGTCGTCGTGGTGTCCTGGCGGCGCTCAGTCGGACAGGCGCTCGCCGGTGGACGTGGAGAACACATGGGTCTCGCCGGGGCGCGGTACGACGTGCAGGGTGGCGCCCTTCTCCGGCACCTGGCGGCCGTTCACGCGCACGACCAGGTCGTTCAGGCTCCCGTCGATGTCGGCGCTGCCGTAGACGTAGCCGTCGGCGCCCAGTTCCTCGACGACGTTCACCGAGACGGCGAGGCCGGCCGGGGCGTCGGCGGCGTCCTTGGTGAGGGCGGACGCGGCGGCGCCGCCGTGCTCCACGACGTCGAAGTGCTCGGGGCGCACGCCCACGGTCACCGTGCGGTCACCCTTGTCGGTGGCGGCCTTGAGGGCCTCGCGGTTGACGGGCACCACGCTGTTGCCGAACTTCACGCCGCCGTCGGTGATCGGGACCTCGACCAGGTTCATGGCCGGGGAGCCGATGAAGCCGGCGACGAAGAGGTTGGCGGGCTTGTCGTACATGTTGCGCGGGGTGTCGATCTGCTGGAGCAGACCGTCCTTGAGGACCGCCACGCGGTCGCCCATCGTCATGGCCTCGACCTGGTCGTGGGTGACGTAGACGGTGGTGATGCCGAGCCGGCGCTGGAGCGAGGCGATCTGGGTGCGGGTGGAGACGCGGAGCTTGGCGTCCAGGTTGGACAGCGGCTCGTCCATGAGGAAGACCTGGGGCTCGCGCACGATCGCGCGGCCCATCGCGACCCGCTGGCGCTGACCGCCGGACAGGGCCTTCGGCTTGCGGTCGAGGTACTCGGTGAGGTCGAGGATCTTCGCGGCCTCCTCGACCTTCTGCCGGATCTCCGCCTTGTTGACGCCGGCGATCTTGAGCGCGAAGCCCATGTTGTCGGCGACCGTCATGTGCGGGTAGAGCGCGTAGTTCTGGAACACCATGGCGATGTCCCGGTCCTTGGGCGGCAGGTGGGTGACGTCGCGGTCGCCGATGCGGATGGCGCCGCCGTTGACGTCCTCCAGACCCGCGAGCATCCGCAGCGAGGTGGACTTGCCGCAGCCCGACGGGCCGACCAGGACGAGGAACTCGCCGTCCTCGATCGCGATGTCGAGCGCGTCGACGGCGGGCTTGGTGGAACCCGGGTAGATCCGGGTCGCCTTGTCGAACGTGACAGTGGCCATGGTGAATGGGCCCCCTTCTACCGGCAGGAACGTGCCGGACGATCCGTTGTAGGAAGGTGGTTGGTGTGGTCCACGCGAGTGAACCGGTTCGAGACGGTACCCGGGGTTCACGTGATCTGTCAGTACATGGGCGACGGTGAACTTCGCGGAAATTTTCGACGGTCCCACCAGGTGACGTGGGTACACTGCACAGACACGCCCGCGCGGCACGCGCGGCAGGCCTCCTTAGCTCAGCTGGTCAGAGCGCCGCTCTTGTAAAGCGAAGGTCGTCGGTTCGAATCCGACAGGGGGCTCCGCATGGCACAGGGCCGCCCGGTGGGCGGCCCTGTGGTGTTGTTCGTGCGGGTCAGGGCCGGTGCAGTACGGCCTTCAGGGCGTCCCGGAGGGCCGCCTGGGGGTCGGGGGAGGCGGCCTGGGCGCGCCAGGCGACGAAGCCGTCGGGGCGGACGAGGACCGCGCCGTCGGCGCCGACGCCGTGCAGCGCGGCCCAGTCGTCGCCCTCGGTGTCGTACATCAGGTCGGCGTCGCCGCCCGGGCCGATCCGGTAGGCGTCGAGCCGTACCCCGTCCAGGGCGGCGACGCGCCGGGCGGCCTCGTACCAGCCCGCGTCGTCGGGGGCGTCGGTGAGCAGGACCATGGAGCGCTCGTAGAGGTCGAGGGTGGACAGCCGGCGGGCGGCCTGGCGCAGCCACAGGTGGGGGGCGCGGGTGCCGGGGCGGCCGGTGAGGGAGAGGGCGTCGGGGACGACCGGCGCCTCGGGGTCGGTGCCGACGGCGGCGCCCTCGGGGTAGTGGTAGCCGAGGACGACGTTGAGGATGCCGCCGCGCTTGGCGCCGCCGACGCCGGGGGCCGGGGCGAAGCCGGGGTGGCTGTGCTCGACGGAGCGGGCGGAGGCGCGGGCGCTGGTGGCGACGGCGACCGGGCGGCGCTCGGCGCCGTAGCTGTCCAGGAGCGCGGGGCCGGCCCAGCCGTCGAGGACGGCGGCGAGCTTCCAGGCGAGGTTGTGGGCGTCCTGGATGCCGGTGTTGGAGCCGAACGCGCCGGTGGGGGACATCTCGTGGGCGGAGTCGCCGGCGAGGAAGACCCGGCCCGCCGCGTAGGTGTCGGCGACCCGTTCGGCGGCGCGCCAGGACGCCATTCCGGTGATCTTCACGTCGAGGTCGGGCACGCCGACCGCGGCGGCGATGTGCCGCTGGAGCCGCTCCTCGGTGAACTCATCCAGGGATTCGCCGAGTTCGGGGTGCCAGGGGGCGTGGAAGACCCAGCGCTCCTTGTTGTCGACGGGCAGCAGGGCGCCGTCGGCGTCGGGGTGGGTGAGGTAGCAGCAGATGAAGCGGCGGTCGCCGACCACGTCGGCCAGGCGGGTGGAGCGGAAGGTGACGCTGACGTTGGCGAACAGCTCGCCGGGGCCGCTCTGGCCGATGCCGAGGGCGCGGCGGACGGGGCTGCGGGGGCCGTCGGCGGCGACGAGGTAGTCGGCCCGGACGGTGTAGCGCTCGTCGGTGGAGCGGTCGCGGACGGTCGCCCTCACCCCGTCGGCGTCCTGTTCGAAGGACTCCATCTCGTGGTGGTAGCGCAGGTCGCCGCCGAGTTCGCGGGCGCCGTCCACGAGGACGGGTTCGAGGTCGTTCTGGCTGCACAGGCACCAGGAGGTGGGGCTGAACCTCCTGAGGCCGCCGCCGGGGTCGATCTCCTTGAACAGCCACTCGCCGGCCTCGCCGACCAGGGCCGGGGTCTGCAGGATGCCGTGGTTGTCGGCGAGCAGTGAGGCCGCCGCCTTGATGTCCGGCTCGATGCCGGCC is a genomic window of Streptomyces sp. WP-1 containing:
- the tgmC gene encoding ATP-grasp peptide maturase system methyltransferase; this translates as MTDPDDLRRRLAAAVPVDDPAWRTALETVPRELFIGEGLFRFDGRHWAPLHRDRTDPAEWLRLVHQDVTWVTQVDGVAAADATAPLTGRPTSSSTLPSLIVRMLDLARLGDGDKVLEIGTGTGYSTAILCSRLGDKNVCSIEYDPHLAAAAADRLRSAGHNPALITGDGLAGHRDGAEYDHIVATCAVRHIPPAWLRQVRDGGTITTAVGGWLPASGLVRLTVHDDGTATGPFHADRISYMLARPHERPPRPTFHKHPGRTRSTRVRPALLEDWTGQFLAQLAAPSAELMTTGTGVILVDVATGSQAWTEPAGEGWTVHQHGPLQLWDQVEGALTTWRSAGSPTLSDFGMTVEEDGTQRVWLGSPDGPSWNLPV
- the cysS gene encoding cysteine--tRNA ligase, producing MTIRLYDTSARQIRDFDPVKPGCVSIYLCGATVQAAPHIGHIRSGLNFDIMRRWFEYRGYEVTFVRNVTDIDDKIITKAREQGRPWWSIGYENERAFNDGYTALGCLPPTYEPRATGHVTEMVEMMRTLIERGHAYEADGSVYFDVRSWPGYLELSKQDLDEMRQPTEEGITGKRDPRDFAMWKATKPGEPDWETPWGRGRPGWHLECSAMAHKYLGSVFDVHGGGLDLIFPHHENEIAQAKAFGDEFARYWVHNAWVTMSGEKMSKSLGNSVLVSEMVKQWRPIVLRYYLGTPHYRSTIEYSEEALREAEAAFGRIEGFLQRVTELAGKSVEPAAEVPPAFAEAMDDDLGVPGALAVVHTTVRQGNSALAADDKDAAVARFAEVRAMLGVLGLDPLDEQWVGESDQSEDLHGVVDSLVRLVLDQRESARARKDWATADAIRDQLAQAGLAIEDSPQGPRWTLGAR
- the rlmB gene encoding 23S rRNA (guanosine(2251)-2'-O)-methyltransferase RlmB; amino-acid sequence: MAANNRRMSGKKGAQVGSGGQRRRGLEGKGPTPPAEMRKGHVKQRAAAAKVRRAQGGRPQPRRGGGKSASELVVGRNPVVEALREGVPASTLYVQQFIDNDERVREALQLAAERGGINLMEAPRPELDRMTNGLNHQGLVLQVPPYEYAHPEDLLDAAADEGADPLVVALDGVTDPRNLGAVVRSVSAFGGHGVVVPERRSAGMTAGAWKTSAGAAARTPVARATNLTRVLEQYKKAGVAVVGLAADGEAEIGELEALSGPVVIVVGSEGKGLSRLVGETCDFRVRIPMPGGTESLNAGVAAGIVLYEAARRRS
- a CDS encoding DoxX family protein; translation: MSVDTRTPRTPTGDRSSGFDDAPALSMVKVPSDPAQIIVNHASFRVQLGGTAGRTRSARIARHLSAAQDTARMPVAAPAARAGAGRRRPVVWSGRSAPDDTGAHRLLQAVRGSIVRHAEEPDTGATRVIPRVGTTGYDEAYDALDQTVETPVVGHQRTSADDDGGTRLLPHMRSGSYDQPPYPQPGFGRHDGYDEYDDEPTESFRPYSEDDADDEDDLHDLDAPRPARRGTDDPGRHAYYPGRRMNLGVVLLPLRIFLGFISIYAGMGKLCDPVYFDGGKRGSMVTWLNTLHPWEVAEPLRQFALHHPVGSGLVIAFLQVVVGVLTILGCWQRVAAVVGVLLSAALIVTVSWKTVPAYDAPDIIYLAAWSPLIIAGAPVYSVDGRLAGSAWRRLGPRSDIWELRRYVLRRGALITALTVGLTLLVGSLLGGAVRDSSRVVVPGPGEAPRNNVPGSPLPGEPGTRHKTTPSAPTSPSGGATAGASPSGSATPGASHTAGGTTSTPSATQGTTGRLPSRQSAPTGGAPSTTAGPTGTGGTSTTSGGSAPGGTSTSSGGASTGQPGVLGGLLG
- a CDS encoding nucleotidyltransferase family protein yields the protein MTHPNAASRPTQAVILAGGQGSRLRPYTDDRPKPMVEIPGTGTPIIGHQLTWLAEEGVTDVVVSCGHLAEVLQDWLDSARLPVSVRTVVETEPLGRGGGLKFAAAHLPHPDRPWYATNGDIWTRFSLRDMADFHTERDAVATLALARPRIPWGAVRTDGFGHITDFIEAPPSTFEINAGVYVFSPEFTTLLPERGDHERTTFPGLARERKLAGYSLPQGAYWRAIDTAKDLTEAAKELAGAGR
- a CDS encoding ABC transporter ATP-binding protein, whose protein sequence is MATVTFDKATRIYPGSTKPAVDALDIAIEDGEFLVLVGPSGCGKSTSLRMLAGLEDVNGGAIRIGDRDVTHLPPKDRDIAMVFQNYALYPHMTVADNMGFALKIAGVNKAEIRQKVEEAAKILDLTEYLDRKPKALSGGQRQRVAMGRAIVREPQVFLMDEPLSNLDAKLRVSTRTQIASLQRRLGITTVYVTHDQVEAMTMGDRVAVLKDGLLQQIDTPRNMYDKPANLFVAGFIGSPAMNLVEVPITDGGVKFGNSVVPVNREALKAATDKGDRTVTVGVRPEHFDVVEHGGAAASALTKDAADAPAGLAVSVNVVEELGADGYVYGSADIDGSLNDLVVRVNGRQVPEKGATLHVVPRPGETHVFSTSTGERLSD
- a CDS encoding FAD-dependent monooxygenase, coding for MHHTADHRVPVLIVGGSLVGLSTSLFLGRLGVRHMLVERHSGTSHHPRGRGNNVRTMELFRVAGIEPDIKAAASLLADNHGILQTPALVGEAGEWLFKEIDPGGGLRRFSPTSWCLCSQNDLEPVLVDGARELGGDLRYHHEMESFEQDADGVRATVRDRSTDERYTVRADYLVAADGPRSPVRRALGIGQSGPGELFANVSVTFRSTRLADVVGDRRFICCYLTHPDADGALLPVDNKERWVFHAPWHPELGESLDEFTEERLQRHIAAAVGVPDLDVKITGMASWRAAERVADTYAAGRVFLAGDSAHEMSPTGAFGSNTGIQDAHNLAWKLAAVLDGWAGPALLDSYGAERRPVAVATSARASARSVEHSHPGFAPAPGVGGAKRGGILNVVLGYHYPEGAAVGTDPEAPVVPDALSLTGRPGTRAPHLWLRQAARRLSTLDLYERSMVLLTDAPDDAGWYEAARRVAALDGVRLDAYRIGPGGDADLMYDTEGDDWAALHGVGADGAVLVRPDGFVAWRAQAASPDPQAALRDALKAVLHRP